The following coding sequences lie in one Arachis hypogaea cultivar Tifrunner chromosome 4, arahy.Tifrunner.gnm2.J5K5, whole genome shotgun sequence genomic window:
- the LOC112794895 gene encoding uncharacterized protein: protein MDVDSDSDSEIDSESETNSYDNMDALLNDRFRDVAQAEGIKEGMNEDAKKFYDLVEEASKELYPGCKGFSTLSFTTRLYLLKCQHGWSNASFTSILELLKEAVPKLNIPTSFNKAKTMMRDLGLDYKKIDACLNDCMLYWKEYEKDTSYHECGASRWIVHPVVEADVLPSKKSHNIPVKILRHFPLIPRLQRLFMCSATAKSMRWHDEERKKDDKLRHPADGQSWKDFDNRHKNFALDTRNVRLGLSSDGFNPYRTMSISHSTWPIVLMAYNLPPWMSMKQEYFKLSLLIPGPKSPGNDIDIYLQPLIEELKELWEVGVETYDASKNETFQMYAALMWTISDFPAYAMLSGWSTKGKLACPCCNHGTCSNYLKYSCKTCYMVHCAFLPEDHPWTANKSSFNGKVEHRQAPPLLSDVMHIEKNIVDSILGTHLDISGKTKDHTNARYNLKEMGIRKNLHPKKTNGRKKVKLAKACYSMTNAEKSIFCDVLKTAKLPDGSASNISRCVNLLERRIFGYKTHDAHFILHYLLQIPIKGILPDQVVVPLI from the exons ATGGATGTTGATAGCGATAGTGATAGTGAGATTGATAGTGAGAGTGAGACTAACTCGTATGACAACATGGACGCCTTGTTGAATGATAGATTTAGGGATGTGGCACAAGCGGAAGGGATAAAAGAAGGTATGAATGAAGATGCAAAGAAATTCTATGATTTGGTTGAAGAGGCTAGCAAAGAACTATATCCTGGTTGCAAGGGATTTTCTACGTTGTCTTTCACCACCCGACTATACTTGTTAAAGTGTCAACATGGGTGGAGTAATGCCTCTTTTACTTCTATCTTGGAGTTGCTGAAAGAGGCTGTTCCTAAATTAAATATTCCTACTTCTTTCAATAAAGCCAAGACTATGATGAGAGACTTAGGTCTTGACTATAAGAAGATTGACGCATGCCTGAACGATTGCATGCTATATTGGAAAGAGTACGAGAAGGACACATCTTATCATGAATGTGGTGCTTCTCGTTGGATTGTACATCCTGTAGTTGAAGCAGATGTTTTGCCTTCAAAAAAATCTCACAATATTCCTGTGAAGATATTGCGACACTTTCCCCTAATTCCCAGGCTTCAAAGACTATTCATGTGTTCAGCAACAGCTAAAAGCATGAGGTGGCATGACGAAGAACGCAAAAAAGATGACAAGTTAAGGCACCCCGCTGACGGCCAGTCATGGAAGGACTTTGACAATCGTCATAAGAATTTTGCTCTTGATACCCGTAATGTGAGACTTGGCTTGTCAAGTGACGGATTCAATCCATATCGAACCATGAGCATATCTCATAGCACGTGGCCTATTGTTTTAATGGCTTATAATTTACCGCCATGGATGTCTATGAAACAGGAATACTTTAAGTTATCGTTGCTAATCCCTGGACCAAAGTCACCAGGAAATGATATAGACATTTACTTGCAGCCTTTGATCGAGGAGTTGAAGGAGTTGTGGGAGGTCGGGGTGGAAACATATGATGCATCCAAAAATGAAACCTTCCAAATGTATGCAGCTCTCATGTGGACAATAAGTGATTTTCCGGCTTATGCAATGCTATCTGGTTGGAGTACAAAAGGGAAGCTAGCTTGCCCTTGTTGTAACCATGGGACTTGTTCTAACTATCTTAAATATAGTTGCAAGACATGCTACATGGTTCATTGTGCCTTTTTGCCTGAGGATCATCCATGGACAGCTAACAAGAGTTCTTTCAATGGAAAAGTAGAACATAGGCAAGCTCCACCATTATTGTCGG ATgtgatgcacatagagaagaacaTAGTTGATAGTATTCTTGGAACTCACTTGGATATTTCTGGCAAGACAAAAGATCACACAAATGCTCGATATAACTTGAAAGAAATGGGCATTCGAAAGAACCTTCACCCCAAGAAAACAAATGGTAGGAAAAAGGTGAAGCTGGCAAAGGCATGCTACTCAATGACCAACGCTGAAAAGTCGATTTTTTGTGACGTCTTGAAGACAGCAAAGTTACCAGATGGCTCTGCTTCAAATATTTCTCGGTGTGTGAACCTTTTGGAGAGAAGAATATTTGGTTATAAGACTCATGATGCTCATTTCATTCTTCACTATTTGTTACAAATTCCTATCAAAGGAATACTTCCAGATCAAGTTGTAGTTCCTTTGATTTGA